A single genomic interval of Electrophorus electricus isolate fEleEle1 chromosome 4, fEleEle1.pri, whole genome shotgun sequence harbors:
- the LOC118241139 gene encoding uncharacterized protein LOC118241139, which produces MSVRRRSGMAHAARHTRTHTKPNWLLYTPYAHTSIKTGLSQERGDTLLFHHGLGVILGTVSAKFGWRIKIMSTVKNSTRTVTNGNTLEDRARSSAPLGTGEQHAHGEEEEEGKEEMGSIPEEARNRKRHKASALLRAEYSPSISPYDNTNFVSSVQRLHRQLGFGPSERKRAVGQQTTKPLINKGMQRHVLKAEAYLDVLSQDMSTREDVFCPLQGWIS; this is translated from the exons ATGAGTGTGAGGAGGCGGAGCGGCATGGCACACGCAGCACGgcacacgcgcacccacacaaAACCCAACTGGTTACTCTATACACCTTATGCACACACTTCTATCAAGACCGGCCTGTCACAAGAACGTGGGGACACGCTACTGTTTCACCACGGTCTTGG AGTAATACTTGGAACCGTCAGTGCGAAGTTTGGATGGAGAATCAAAATTATGTCTACTGTTAAAAACAGTACCAGGACAGTTACAAATGGAAACACTTTGGAAGACAGAGCAAGGAG CTCAGCACCTCTTGGAACGGGCGAGCAGCATGCACAcggtgaggaggaagaggaaggcaAGGAGGAGATGGGGAGCATTCCAGAGGAGGCGCGCAACAGGAAAAGGCACAAGGCTTCAGCACTGCTGCGTGCAGAATACAGTCCCTCCATCAGTCCTTACG ACAATACCAACtttgtctcctctgtacagcgTCTGCATCGTCAGCTGGGATTTGGCCCTTCTGAG AGGAAGAGAGCTGTTGGACAACAAACGACCAaaccattaataaataaag GAATGCAGAGACATGTGCTGAAGGCAGAGGCATACTTGGATGTGCTGAGCCAGGATATGTCCACACGAGAGGACGTGTTCTGTCCTCTTCAGGGCTGGATTTCTTGA